A genomic segment from Glycine max cultivar Williams 82 chromosome 1, Glycine_max_v4.0, whole genome shotgun sequence encodes:
- the LOC121174564 gene encoding zinc finger BED domain-containing protein RICESLEEPER 2-like: MVKVVFSEYGGDYIKTKDRQIVGSSNNVKLDSLLLKSVAENMQIEEPSSHQPTSQSSDHPTPLSSHQPTPVESSTGTAEGPNNEPMQQPPSMEVDDHGVSLTKTGGGRLKSIVWNHFDKIKTVDGQDKAQCKYCKKLLGGASKNGTKHLHAHMEKCIQKRLHDKGKGQTFLIPKVTQGRQELTVGGYNEENARKDLACAIIMHEYPLSIVNHLLDTNEGRVAITSDMWTASNQKKGYMAVTAHYIDSSWTLQSRILRFIYVPSPHTSERLCNALVECLLDWNIDTKLSTITLDNCSTIDCMIEKIKNKLQLGTLIKEGAFLHMRCCAHILNLIVKDGLGVVKDGVEKIRDSVAYWIATPKRLEKFQDTAKQLRIPCTKKLSLDCPTRWNSTYKMLDVAISYKDVFSLLKQRETQYSCFPSDSQWEFAKEVCKRLAIFNDIAEMISGTKYPTANIYFPQICEIKMALSEWVNSPNEVIQNMAEKMLQKFDSYWSVIHVIMGVAIVLDPRYKMELLEFYFESIYPIDFFSQVNRIRNLCYDLVSEYQAKKHQDSTSSFESQDVVSDGKSKLCDYDRYIERKKMARTLTMKTELDHYLEEEVLPRSSDFDILMWWKLNELKYPTLQAIARGVLAIPISTVASESAFSIGGQILTPHRSQLHYTTLEALMCSKSWLWNSENAGSRSIEESTFTDEIESDDEVLEANGPENPRNLFQEYEWLWNFRQDGLIKLFGMLPCGTCMRNGDNAEEATPFISSSKQRRKSRAGQQRQQATEK; encoded by the exons ATGGTTAAGGTTGTGTTTTCAGAGTACGGTGGAGATTACATCAAAACAAAAGACAGACAAATTGTAGGTTCATCCAATAATGTGAAACTAGATAG cttGTTGTTGAAGTCCGTGGCAGAAAATATGCAAATTGAAGAACCTAGTTCACACCAACCAACTTCACAATCTTCAGACCATCCTACTCCGCTATCTTCACACCAACCAACTCCAGTAGAAAGTTCTACCGGTACAGCTGAAGGTCCTAATAATGAACCTATGCAACAACCACCTAGCATGGAGGTGGATGACCATGGTGTATCATTAACAAAAACTGGAGGAGGGAGGCTCAAAAGTATTGTGTGGAACCATTTTGATAAGATTAAAACTGTTGATGGGCAAGACAAGGCCCAATGTAAATACTGCAAAAAGCTTCTCGGGGGAGCATCAAAGAATGGAACAAAGCATTTGCATGCCCATATGGAGAAATGCATTCAGAAAAGATTACATGACAAAGGGAAGGGACAAACATTTCTTATTCCTAAGGTTACACAAGGTAGACAAGAATTGACTGTTGGAGGTTATAATGAAGAAAATGCAAGGAAGGATCTTGCATGTGCTATTATCATGCATGAATATCCACTTTCAATAGTGAATCAT CTGTTGGATACAAATGAAGGAAGGGTGGCAATTACATCAGATATGTGGACTGCAAGCAACCAAAAGAAAGGGTATATGGCTGTCACAGCTCATTACATTGATAGCTCATGGACTTTGCAAAGTCGCATTTTGAG GTTCATTTATGTTCCTTCACCTCACACAAGTGAAAGACTTTGCAATGCACTAGTTGAGTGTTTGCTGGATTGGAACATTGATACAAAATTGTCCACTATCACTTTGGATAATTGTAGTACAATTGATTGcatgattgaaaaaattaagaataagttGCAATTAGGCACTTTAATTAAGGAAGGAGCGTTTCTTCACATGCGTTGTTGTGCACATATCTTAAATTTGATAGTAAAAGATGGTTTAGGAGTTGTGAAGGATGGAGTGGAAAAAATTCGAGATAGTGTAGCATATTGGATTGCAACACCTAAAAGGCTAGAAAAATTTCAAGATACTGCTAAACAATTGCGAATCCCTTGCACCAAAAAGTTGAGTTTAGATTGTCCAACTAGATGGAATTCAACTTACAAGATGCTTGATGTTGCAATATCCTATAAGGATGTGTTTTCCCTATTAAAGCAGCGTGAAACTCAATACTCTTGTTTTCCAAGTGATTCACAATGGGAATTTGCAAAGGAAGTGTGTAAGAGGTTGGccatatttaatgatattgcAGAAATGATTTCTGGTACAAAATATCCAACTGCCAACATTTATTTTCCTCAAATTTGTGAGATCAAGATGGCTTTATCTGAATGGGTCAATTCCCCTAATGAAGTGATTCAAAATATGGCAGAAAAGATGTTACAAAAATTTGATTCTTATTGGAGTGTTATTCATGTGATCATGGGAGTTGCTATTGTTTTAGATCCAAGATACAAAATGGAGTTGCTTGAGTTTTACTTTGAATCAATTTAtcccattgattttttttctcaagttAATAGGATCCGAAACTTGTGTTATGATTTGGTTTCGGAATATCAAGCCAAAAAGCATCAAGATTCTACTAGTTCTTTTGAATCACAAGATGTGGTTAGTGATGGAAAGAGTAAATTGTGTGATTATGATAGATacattgaaagaaagaaaatggcaAGAACCTTAACTATGAAAACAGAGTTAGATCATTACTTAGAGGAAGAAGTTTTGCCAAGAAGTTCAGATTTTGATATCTTAATGTGGTGGAAATTGAATGAGTTAAAGTATCCAACACTACAAGCAATTGCAAGGGGTGTGTTAGCTATTCCGATCTCCACTGTAGCTTCTGAATCGGCATTTAGTATTGGAGGTCAGATATTAACTCCTCATCGTAGCCAACTTCATTATACTACTTTAGAAGCTTTGATGTGTTCTAAAAGTTGGTTATGGAATTCAGAGAATGCAG gttCTAGATCAATTGAAGAATCAACTTTTACTGATGAGATTGAATCCGATGATGAAG TATTGGAAGCTAATGGTCCGGAAAATCCAAGGAATTTGTTTCAGGAATACGA GTGGCTATGGAATTTTAGGCAAGATGGGCTCATAAAGCTCTTTGGCATGCTTCCTTGTGGCACATGCATGAG